A stretch of Henckelia pumila isolate YLH828 chromosome 4, ASM3356847v2, whole genome shotgun sequence DNA encodes these proteins:
- the LOC140867222 gene encoding dynamin-related protein 4C produces the protein MVVVSAPIVSSYNDRIRPLLDAVDRLRHLKIMQEGIQLPTIVVVGDQSSGKSSVLESLAGISLPRGQGICTRVPLIMRLENHLHPQPEIYLEFDGRVVPTDEQHISNAIIAATDEIAGNGKGISNTPLTLIVKKNGVPDLTMVDLPGITRVPVHGQPEDIYEQISKIIMEFITPEESVILNVLSASVDFTTCESIRMSQKVDKNGDRTLAVVTKADKSPEGLLEKVTADDVNIGLGYVCVRNRIGDESYDEARAKEAKLFETHPLLSSISKAMVGIPVLAQKLVQIQASIIVKCLPDIVRKINDKLSTNMEEINRLPKTMESVAEAMTAFMHVLGCAKESLWKILIRGEFDEYPDVSEMHCTARLAEMLNQYSDQLQANSTRETDPKHSFLLDEIKDLEETKAIGLPNFLPRTAFLTQLQKKVKGIYQTPFEFVDKIWNYIENVVVRVLMHHSDNYPQVLSSIRRAAQNLVAKKKKQSTDWVMDIVEMEKLTDYTCNPEYVATWNQLMSRQGELMKIVRDHSKPPQLHIDGFGDVDVSHLRSNVEIVQEAFDLKMRMTAYWKIVLRRMVDCMALHLLFSLQNLVNKDLEAEIIHELMGPQGNGLQRMLDVSPAVAEKRSRLKNSIKLLKESKDVVGNLMDRISGNYD, from the coding sequence ATGGTTGTGGTATCGGCGCCGATCGTTTCTTCCTACAACGATCGGATTCGGCCTCTCCTCGATGCTGTGGACAGGCTGCGACACCTTAAAATCATGCAAGAAGGCATCCAACTGCCCACCATCGTGGTGGTCGGAGACCAGTCTTCTGGCAAGTCAAGTGTTCTTGAGTCCCTCGCAGGCATCAGCCTCCCCAGAGGCCAAGGGATTTGCACCAGGGTTCCTCTTATAATGAGGCTAGAGAATCATCTCCATCCTCAGCCCGAGATTTACTTGGAGTTCGATGGAAGAGTCGTTCCTACCGATGAACAACACATTTCTAATGCTATTATTGCTGCCACCGATGAGATTGCTGGAAACGGAAAGGGGATTTCCAATACTCCCTTGACTCTGATCGTCAAGAAGAATGGGGTCCCTGATCTCACCATGGTTGATTTGCCTGGGATAACTCGTGTTCCTGTTCACGGGCAGCCAGAAGACATCTACGAACAGATTTCCAAAATAATCATGGAGTTCATCACTCCAGAAGAGAGCGTGATATTGAATGTTCTTTCAGCCAGTGTGGATTTCACCACTTGTGAGTCCATCCGAATGTCTCAGAAAGTGGACAAGAACGGAGATAGGACTCTGGCTGTTGTCACCAAAGCTGACAAATCCCCTGAAGGCCTGCTGGAGAAGGTAACTGCGGATGATGTCAACATAGGCCTTGGATATGTCTGTGTCAGGAATCGTATCGGAGACGAGTCTTACGACGAAGCTCGAGCCAAAGAAGCCAAGCTTTTCGAAACGCATCCCCTTCTCTCCAGCATAAGCAAGGCTATGGTGGGGATTCCCGTCTTGGCACAAAAACTTGTTCAAATCCAGGCATCCATCATCGTTAAATGCTTGCCCGATATCGTTCGGAAGATCAACGATAAGCTCTCGACCAACATGGAGGAAATCAACAGGCTGCCTAAAACCATGGAGTCCGTTGCTGAAGCTATGACAGCCTTCATGCATGTTCTCGGATGTGCCAAGGAATCGCTCTGGAAGATTCTGATAAGAGGCGAGTTCGACGAATACCCTGATGTATCTGAGATGCATTGTACTGCGCGACTTGCTGAGATGTTGAACCAGTATTCGGATCAGCTACAGGCGAACAGTACCAGAGAAACTGATCCCAAACACAGTTTCCTACTGGACGAGATCAAGGACTTGGAGGAAACAAAAGCTATTGGGCTCCCAAATTTCCTCCCTAGAACGGCATTTCTCACGCAGCTGCAGAAAAAGGTTAAGGGGATTTATCAAACACCCTTTGAATTTGTCGATAAGATATGGAACTATATCGAAAACGTAGTGGTCAGAGTCTTGATGCATCACTCTGATAACTACCCTCAAGTTTTATCTTCCATTCGAAGAGCGGCCCAGAATCTTGTTgcaaagaagaagaaacagtCCACTGACTGGGTGATGGACATTGTGGAAATGGAGAAATTGACGGACTATACATGTAATCCGGAGTACGTCGCTACATGGAATCAACTGATGTCTCGTCAGGGAGAGCTTATGAAAATCGTCAGAGATCACTCGAAGCCCCCGCAGTTGCATATAGACGGTTTTGGGGATGTTGATGTTTCTCACCTGAGGAGCAATGTTGAAATAGTGCAAGAAGCATTTGATTTGAAGATGAGGATGACGGCTTACTGGAAAATCGTGCTGAGGAGAATGGTGGATTGCATGGCTCTTCATTTGTTGTTTAGCCTGCAAAATCTTGTGAACAAGGATTTGGAAGCAGAGATCATTCATGAGCTGATGGGGCCGCAAGGAAATGGATTGCAGCGGATGCTGGACGTGTCGCCCGCGGTGGCGGAGAAGCGTTCGAGGCTGAAGAACAGCATAAAACTACTCAAGGAGTCCAAGGATGTTGTGGGAAATCTCATGGACCGAATCTCCGGTAATTACGATTAG